One window of Mediterraneibacter gnavus ATCC 29149 genomic DNA carries:
- a CDS encoding DUF6040 family protein yields MRSEKEKLRSANVTIEECQDKIRCLTQQRDYARTHQKIVEIPVEKPVLYKKCEACDRTAYQNAKARYETQKEQLAGQYKAKTVMFQTTLFLLAWYSLTTTLFQAVQSDVFLSDCKSFFHDAASFIQTFIGWTIDAGQSVAQISTKIPNEIIAGIIYWLLLILVVGICVAGTGILAILIEIKVIELYKKNCWDVITLLMILTSAAVIIYFGEVIKKALSINLLFFWLILQGIYLTIRRYISQDTD; encoded by the coding sequence TTGCGGAGCGAGAAAGAGAAGCTGCGAAGCGCAAACGTCACGATAGAGGAATGTCAAGATAAAATACGATGCTTAACACAACAACGGGATTATGCCCGGACACATCAGAAAATCGTAGAGATACCGGTAGAAAAGCCGGTACTCTATAAAAAATGCGAAGCCTGTGACCGGACAGCCTATCAGAATGCAAAAGCAAGATACGAAACACAAAAAGAGCAACTTGCAGGACAATATAAAGCAAAAACGGTAATGTTCCAAACAACCTTGTTCCTTCTTGCATGGTATTCGCTGACAACCACTCTTTTTCAGGCAGTACAGTCAGATGTGTTCCTTTCCGATTGCAAATCATTCTTCCATGATGCAGCATCATTCATACAAACTTTTATTGGTTGGACGATTGATGCCGGGCAATCTGTGGCACAAATCAGCACAAAAATTCCAAATGAGATTATAGCCGGAATCATATATTGGTTATTGCTGATATTGGTTGTGGGAATATGTGTGGCAGGGACAGGAATACTGGCGATACTGATAGAAATAAAGGTTATAGAATTATATAAGAAAAACTGTTGGGATGTTATTACCCTACTGATGATACTGACAAGTGCGGCTGTCATCATTTATTTTGGAGAAGTAATTAAAAAAGCATTATCAATAAATCTGTTGTTCTTTTGGTTAATTTTACAAGGAATATATCTTACAATTCGACGCTATATAAGTCAAGATACTGATTGA
- a CDS encoding DUF1430 domain-containing protein: MKAIKNLCLFCFLIFGILMQSEIFQDQLWNFSTAYFTSSRYEVASEDMSQFLKDVSETATENDVHIFSQYNEINNKYLSTLHIYGDDKVIRQTLKNTANIEESEYTALVSGITKVKFHNLSELQSTSVGYENFISYIGNEDNIISAYQKLSEKYSLTYPEYWNSTEKDMIFIIWGMIIALMIVLNVIEVVRRKKEVVVRVSLGESAGFIAFKAALFDVTFDIALFIVAKILLSNYISGAYENRLVTILYSIGIILSTIPYCSFCFFDIRKAFANATHKRGVDFLIYSLKFIAGVAAVFTIITNISSIHNNLFTNEHLLEEYYDANYFTVKTTDFNAEKEEAFWNKLYKNEYNTLKPVICLNILNDKNDVIYVNNHAKDMLQGFTKQINAVENESSDLIIFIPKNRYFAKNKQLAYDSLSHVLNHDNLQQLNIQYIEYSETEYFSYLDTSRINGIEKSKNPIIIYQANKDLAVNGGYLESYKAGAVLFQCDEKQLRNISKKYEDMLGNYQLVITNVHEQYLYNHTFLIKLVGFLSSLCTIVLLLNIMIIVTVSRLEFRENAMKISLMKIFGYSLFERHKTLLKMIVVENFVILVGMLIYSLLSVQTEVGISILVSSFMALIEFTIIFFNITIVEKTNIPKSLKGGCL; the protein is encoded by the coding sequence ATGAAAGCAATTAAAAACTTATGTTTGTTTTGTTTCCTGATTTTTGGAATACTTATGCAATCTGAAATATTTCAAGATCAGCTTTGGAACTTTTCTACAGCATATTTTACGTCATCACGCTATGAAGTTGCTAGTGAAGATATGTCGCAGTTTCTGAAAGATGTATCAGAAACTGCAACGGAGAATGATGTACATATTTTTTCTCAGTACAATGAAATCAATAATAAATACCTTTCAACACTTCATATTTATGGCGATGATAAAGTAATCAGACAAACATTAAAAAATACTGCAAACATAGAAGAATCAGAATATACCGCTTTAGTTTCCGGAATTACGAAAGTAAAATTTCATAATCTCTCAGAATTGCAAAGTACCTCTGTGGGTTATGAAAACTTTATCTCATACATAGGAAATGAGGACAATATTATCTCTGCATATCAGAAATTATCAGAAAAATATAGCTTAACTTATCCAGAATATTGGAATTCTACGGAAAAGGACATGATTTTTATTATATGGGGTATGATTATTGCATTGATGATTGTTCTAAATGTAATTGAAGTGGTTAGGCGAAAAAAAGAGGTTGTTGTACGAGTTTCCTTAGGAGAAAGTGCTGGTTTCATAGCATTTAAGGCTGCTTTATTCGATGTAACTTTTGACATTGCATTATTTATTGTTGCAAAAATATTGCTGTCAAATTATATATCGGGAGCATATGAGAATAGACTCGTCACAATTTTATATTCCATTGGAATTATTCTTTCCACTATTCCATATTGTTCTTTTTGCTTTTTTGATATTAGAAAGGCATTCGCAAATGCAACACACAAAAGAGGAGTGGATTTTTTAATTTATTCGTTAAAATTTATAGCAGGGGTAGCCGCTGTTTTTACAATTATCACTAATATTAGTAGTATTCATAATAACCTATTTACAAATGAACATTTGTTAGAAGAATATTATGATGCAAATTATTTTACCGTAAAGACTACTGATTTTAATGCTGAAAAAGAAGAAGCTTTTTGGAATAAACTATACAAGAATGAATATAACACATTAAAGCCTGTAATATGCTTGAATATTTTAAATGATAAAAATGATGTGATATATGTAAATAATCATGCAAAAGATATGTTACAAGGTTTTACGAAGCAGATAAATGCAGTAGAGAATGAATCTTCTGATTTGATTATTTTCATTCCAAAGAATAGATATTTTGCTAAAAACAAGCAATTAGCCTATGACTCCTTGAGCCATGTTTTAAATCATGATAATTTACAACAATTAAATATTCAGTACATAGAGTATAGCGAAACAGAATACTTTTCCTATTTAGATACAAGTAGAATAAATGGTATCGAAAAAAGCAAAAATCCGATAATTATTTATCAGGCAAACAAAGATTTAGCAGTCAATGGTGGGTATCTTGAAAGCTATAAAGCAGGAGCAGTTTTATTTCAATGTGATGAAAAACAGCTAAGAAATATCAGCAAAAAGTATGAAGATATGCTTGGAAATTATCAGCTAGTAATTACAAACGTACATGAACAGTATTTATATAATCACACATTTTTAATAAAACTCGTGGGATTTTTAAGTTCTCTTTGTACGATTGTATTGCTTTTAAATATTATGATTATTGTTACCGTAAGTAGACTAGAGTTCCGAGAAAATGCAATGAAAATTTCCTTGATGAAAATCTTTGGATATAGTTTATTTGAACGGCACAAAACACTTCTTAAAATGATTGTAGTGGAAAATTTTGTGATATTAGTAGGTATGCTTATCTATTCTTTATTATCGGTACAGACTGAAGTAGGAATTAGCATTCTTGTTAGTTCATTTATGGCACTAATAGAATTTACAATTATTTTCTTTAATATCACAATTGTTGAAAAAACAAACATACCGAAATCATTAAAAGGAGGTTGCTTATGA
- a CDS encoding ATP-binding cassette domain-containing protein, which yields MIIIENLCKAYNDKILFKNFHLEIPDSSFLVISGESGCGKSTLLNMIGGIETPDKGSIIVNGFDVTKKGKKQKYFKEVVGFLFQNFALLENKTVKENLEIIKKSGRTDILINEALEKVGLQKVINKKVYQLSGGEQQRVALARLMLKKCSIVLADEPTGSLDKKNSEIVMNILHELSEQGKTVIVVTHSEEIVAQEKHVLYL from the coding sequence ATGATAATAATTGAAAATCTATGCAAAGCATATAATGATAAAATTTTGTTCAAAAATTTTCATTTGGAAATTCCAGATAGCAGTTTTTTGGTAATTAGTGGCGAAAGTGGATGCGGAAAAAGTACTTTACTTAATATGATTGGAGGTATTGAAACTCCTGACAAAGGTTCTATTATTGTGAATGGTTTTGATGTGACAAAAAAAGGAAAAAAGCAGAAATATTTCAAAGAAGTTGTTGGATTTTTATTTCAAAATTTTGCCCTTTTGGAAAACAAAACAGTAAAAGAAAATCTAGAAATAATAAAAAAATCAGGTAGAACGGATATTTTAATAAATGAAGCTCTTGAAAAAGTTGGTTTACAGAAAGTAATTAACAAAAAAGTCTATCAATTATCTGGTGGCGAACAGCAGAGAGTTGCGTTAGCTCGTTTAATGCTAAAGAAATGTTCGATTGTATTAGCAGACGAACCAACTGGTTCCTTAGACAAAAAAAATAGTGAGATTGTTATGAATATATTGCATGAGTTAAGTGAACAGGGAAAAACAGTTATTGTTGTAACTCATAGTGAAGAAATTGTAGCACAAGAAAAGCATGTTCTATATTTATAA
- a CDS encoding DUF6061 family protein, translated as MRTIYAEYNINHDSIDVYTSAGYMLRIDCWKAEKNLKTTYGSECALTSLAVDEPLEYARLYLEGNLQMWVDAEDSLEL; from the coding sequence ATGAGAACAATTTATGCAGAATACAACATAAATCACGATAGTATTGATGTTTACACAAGTGCCGGATATATGCTTCGCATTGATTGCTGGAAAGCTGAAAAAAATCTAAAAACCACATACGGATCAGAATGTGCGCTTACTTCATTGGCTGTGGATGAGCCTTTGGAATATGCAAGATTATATCTTGAGGGTAATTTACAGATGTGGGTAGATGCAGAAGACTCACTAGAGTTATAA
- a CDS encoding GNAT family N-acetyltransferase: MKIDVCSKKEQDYIIERLVEYNLSQVEAKQKENFIDLSKKIGKDDKIVAGIVARMYCWNVVYVDTLWVDSSYRGKKLGSLLLEEVENDAKSKGAKLIHLDTFDFQAKEFYEKQGYIVFGILENCPEKHYRYYLKKVL, translated from the coding sequence ATGAAAATTGATGTATGTTCAAAGAAAGAACAGGATTATATTATTGAAAGACTGGTGGAATATAATCTATCTCAGGTTGAGGCTAAACAGAAAGAAAATTTCATAGATTTAAGCAAGAAAATCGGTAAGGATGATAAGATTGTTGCTGGTATTGTAGCAAGGATGTATTGTTGGAATGTAGTTTATGTTGATACATTGTGGGTCGATTCTAGTTATAGAGGGAAAAAACTTGGTAGCTTACTTTTAGAAGAAGTTGAAAATGATGCTAAATCAAAAGGTGCTAAACTTATTCATCTTGATACATTTGATTTTCAAGCCAAAGAATTTTATGAGAAGCAAGGGTATATTGTATTTGGTATATTAGAAAATTGTCCAGAAAAGCATTATAGATATTATTTGAAAAAAGTCTTATAG
- a CDS encoding helix-turn-helix domain-containing protein has translation MNYGHLELRIEELLKERDISKNTICKELDIPRSNFNRYCRNEFQRLDANLICKLCDYFDCEVGELICYVKE, from the coding sequence ATGAATTATGGACATTTAGAGTTAAGGATAGAAGAACTGTTGAAAGAACGGGATATCAGTAAGAATACCATTTGCAAAGAGTTGGATATTCCGAGGTCAAATTTTAACAGATATTGCAGAAATGAATTTCAAAGGCTGGATGCAAATTTGATTTGTAAGTTATGTGATTATTTTGATTGTGAAGTTGGCGAATTGATTTGTTATGTAAAAGAATAA
- a CDS encoding helix-turn-helix domain-containing protein, with amino-acid sequence MNKIKELRKENNITVAELAKELGISQSMLTNYENGNGTPRDDSIWDRLSQLFGVSKSHVMGLTTDIDVVHRKKKFKAVVDMSEPISIQVENQTDIDILTKLDLLDDEDTNKVLDFINNLLTIKKYEGIEDSPIEYVTK; translated from the coding sequence ATGAATAAAATAAAAGAATTGAGAAAAGAAAATAACATCACAGTTGCGGAATTGGCAAAAGAGTTGGGAATTTCACAAAGTATGCTGACTAACTATGAAAATGGGAATGGAACTCCAAGGGATGATTCTATATGGGATAGGTTATCACAACTGTTTGGCGTAAGCAAAAGTCATGTTATGGGATTGACTACAGATATTGATGTGGTTCACAGAAAGAAAAAATTTAAAGCGGTTGTGGATATGTCAGAACCCATATCAATACAAGTGGAAAATCAAACAGACATTGATATCTTGACTAAGTTGGACCTACTGGATGATGAAGATACAAACAAGGTATTAGACTTTATTAACAATCTTCTTACTATAAAGAAATATGAGGGAATTGAAGATAGTCCAATCGAATATGTGACGAAATAG
- a CDS encoding tyrosine-type recombinase/integrase, with protein sequence MSRADSIKILYQELKTGILSLTDIQEQVDMNKKQVLDLHKKMYNYWQGKNGKWYSYLPKEGVEPPKGKQIESVNEEKLNSKIIEYYVIEESRKKQEKTCPTFLEVYYMWRSIKDLELDDNSIYKFNTDCKRFFVGTDFAEMPINQINENTIKVFMLETIKRLELCKETTRKFFSYIKNVIRYARIEKIITDNPVEFLEPKDFTKHCGEIEVSDCDKYYTDTELAIILKALHGYYRENPLYMPPYAIELAMYTGMRVSELSTLKWSDINDICISINKSAKHNRLKNEFSVGKTKTKKSRAYPVDGQINHLLARIKRVQEEHGILCEWIFTDGNGSYTHARNITDCMTRLCRENKLNGGGITKLRKTTSSDLQAKGTPKSVVASMLGHTTEVNEKYYTYDTSNLAEKKKIIQERNAKFKNLAHTG encoded by the coding sequence ATGTCGAGAGCAGATTCAATAAAGATATTGTATCAAGAATTAAAAACTGGTATACTTTCGCTAACGGATATACAAGAACAGGTTGATATGAATAAAAAACAAGTTCTTGATTTACACAAAAAAATGTATAACTACTGGCAAGGAAAAAATGGTAAGTGGTACAGCTATTTACCAAAAGAGGGGGTTGAACCGCCAAAGGGAAAGCAGATTGAGAGTGTCAACGAGGAAAAATTGAATAGTAAAATCATAGAGTATTATGTCATTGAGGAATCCCGAAAAAAGCAGGAAAAGACTTGCCCTACTTTCCTAGAAGTCTATTACATGTGGCGAAGTATTAAGGATTTAGAATTAGACGATAACTCAATCTATAAGTTTAATACTGACTGCAAACGTTTCTTTGTTGGTACAGACTTTGCTGAGATGCCTATTAATCAGATTAATGAGAACACAATAAAAGTTTTTATGTTGGAAACCATCAAGCGACTTGAATTGTGCAAAGAAACCACACGTAAGTTTTTCAGCTATATAAAAAACGTGATTAGATACGCAAGAATTGAAAAAATTATCACAGATAATCCAGTGGAATTTCTTGAGCCTAAGGACTTTACAAAACATTGTGGAGAAATTGAAGTATCTGACTGCGATAAATACTATACCGATACTGAACTTGCTATTATCTTAAAAGCCTTGCATGGATATTATAGGGAGAACCCTTTATATATGCCGCCTTATGCCATAGAATTAGCAATGTACACGGGTATGAGGGTTAGTGAGCTATCAACCTTGAAATGGTCTGATATCAATGATATCTGCATCAGTATCAATAAATCTGCAAAACACAATCGGTTAAAAAATGAATTTTCTGTTGGTAAGACTAAAACCAAGAAATCAAGAGCCTATCCGGTTGACGGACAGATTAATCACTTATTGGCACGCATCAAGCGAGTACAAGAAGAACATGGAATTTTATGTGAATGGATTTTCACGGATGGCAATGGAAGTTATACCCATGCAAGAAACATAACTGACTGCATGACACGGTTATGCCGGGAAAACAAATTAAACGGTGGTGGTATCACTAAGCTACGGAAAACAACCAGTTCCGACTTACAAGCTAAAGGCACACCAAAATCAGTGGTCGCAAGTATGTTAGGACATACTACCGAGGTCAACGAGAAGTATTATACCTATGACACTTCAAACCTTGCCGAAAAGAAAAAGATTATCCAAGAGCGAAATGCCAAATTTAAGAATCTGGCACACACTGGATAA
- a CDS encoding glycoside hydrolase family 2 protein produces the protein MRRKIEINENWFFTKERPNLTAPDFSAMQEITLPHTWNAEDGADGDDYYDRRECWYVRKLERPQGDEIYLEVPAASQTAHVYLNGAEIGHHIGGFSLFRIRLTERLEEKENILAIAVDNSESQDTYPQFADFTFFGGLYRGVNLLVVPERHFELEEYGGPGIYVTSHLNEDGKAEVLVQGKVSGGQSEAYKVQIRNGEGEIILEANTEKPEKVFFIDNPRVWNGKKDPYLYTAKMIMEGSGDEVSTRFGIREFYVDAETGFFLNQESYPLRGVSRHQDRQGKGWAISEEDQREDAMLIHEIGATAVRLAHYQHAQSFYDFCDELGMVVWAEIPFISRFINTKEAKEDTVRQMRELIMQNYNHPSICFWGISNEITMGEESDELVENQRILQKLCHKLDPSRKTVLANLTTVESQSEQNKITDLSAYNVYMGWYAGKVEDCGAWMDSLHKENSDMCMGISEYGADTNVQYHSDAPKRQDYTEEYQSYYHEKMLQAIQERPYLWCSFVWNMFDFAADKRKEGGTQGRNTKGLVTYDRKIKKDAFYLYKAYWTEKPFVHICSKRFQKRPGDTTTIKVYATGIEKAELWMDGKRIQEQKGTYCFLFEGIKLTQNHQITIYGYCGDEKVCEDEAAFTHTDGLEAEYILESGENDGVNWFLDEYGEKKKLEATQGFLSVYDEIGTILDTEKGNEILNGLFISFGEGGKALLTESVQNSIRSLTFVELAKMIGPAITPEMLNMLNEQLRHVKNS, from the coding sequence ATGAGACGAAAAATAGAAATTAATGAAAATTGGTTTTTTACAAAAGAAAGACCAAATCTGACAGCACCCGATTTTTCGGCAATGCAGGAGATAACACTGCCTCATACGTGGAATGCAGAAGACGGGGCAGATGGGGACGATTATTATGACAGAAGAGAATGCTGGTATGTTCGAAAACTGGAGCGTCCTCAGGGCGATGAAATTTATTTGGAGGTTCCGGCTGCAAGTCAGACTGCACATGTGTATCTCAATGGAGCAGAGATCGGGCATCATATCGGAGGATTTTCGCTGTTTCGGATTCGTTTGACGGAAAGATTGGAAGAAAAGGAGAATATTCTTGCAATTGCAGTAGATAATTCGGAAAGTCAGGATACATATCCGCAATTTGCGGACTTTACCTTTTTCGGTGGTTTGTATCGAGGTGTAAATTTACTGGTTGTACCTGAACGGCATTTTGAATTGGAAGAATATGGAGGTCCCGGGATTTATGTGACTTCACACCTAAACGAAGATGGAAAAGCAGAAGTTCTGGTGCAGGGAAAGGTATCAGGCGGGCAAAGTGAAGCATATAAGGTGCAGATACGGAATGGAGAAGGGGAGATTATTCTGGAAGCAAATACAGAGAAACCTGAAAAAGTGTTTTTCATAGATAATCCAAGAGTATGGAATGGGAAAAAAGATCCCTATTTATATACAGCGAAAATGATCATGGAAGGTTCCGGTGATGAGGTAAGTACCCGATTTGGTATTCGGGAATTTTATGTGGATGCTGAAACAGGATTCTTCCTGAATCAGGAGAGTTATCCTTTGCGCGGAGTTTCCAGACATCAGGACCGACAAGGAAAAGGATGGGCAATCAGCGAGGAAGATCAAAGAGAAGATGCGATGTTGATTCATGAAATAGGAGCTACAGCAGTAAGACTGGCACATTATCAGCATGCACAGAGTTTTTATGATTTTTGTGATGAGTTAGGTATGGTAGTTTGGGCGGAAATTCCATTTATTTCTCGTTTTATAAATACGAAAGAAGCAAAAGAGGATACTGTACGACAGATGCGGGAATTGATTATGCAGAATTATAATCATCCAAGTATTTGCTTTTGGGGGATCAGTAATGAAATCACGATGGGGGAAGAGTCTGATGAACTTGTGGAAAATCAGAGGATTCTGCAGAAATTATGCCACAAGCTGGACCCGTCCCGAAAAACAGTGCTTGCAAATCTGACAACTGTGGAGAGCCAAAGTGAACAGAACAAGATTACAGATTTATCGGCCTATAATGTTTATATGGGATGGTATGCAGGAAAAGTAGAGGACTGCGGAGCGTGGATGGACTCTCTCCATAAAGAAAATTCTGATATGTGCATGGGAATTTCGGAATATGGCGCAGATACCAATGTTCAATATCATTCGGATGCTCCGAAACGTCAGGATTATACGGAAGAGTACCAGTCTTATTATCACGAAAAAATGCTTCAGGCAATACAGGAACGACCGTATCTCTGGTGCAGCTTTGTGTGGAATATGTTCGATTTTGCGGCAGATAAGAGAAAAGAAGGTGGCACACAAGGGCGTAATACAAAAGGTCTGGTTACATATGATCGGAAAATTAAAAAGGATGCATTTTATCTTTATAAAGCATATTGGACAGAAAAACCGTTTGTGCACATCTGTTCAAAGCGTTTTCAAAAAAGACCGGGAGACACTACAACAATAAAAGTATACGCCACAGGAATCGAAAAGGCGGAACTTTGGATGGATGGAAAACGGATCCAAGAACAAAAAGGGACATATTGTTTCCTGTTTGAAGGTATTAAATTAACTCAAAATCACCAAATTACAATTTATGGTTATTGCGGAGATGAGAAGGTTTGCGAAGACGAGGCCGCTTTTACTCATACAGATGGATTGGAGGCAGAGTATATTCTGGAGTCCGGCGAAAATGACGGAGTCAACTGGTTCCTGGATGAGTATGGAGAAAAAAAGAAGCTTGAAGCAACACAGGGCTTTCTGTCTGTATATGATGAGATAGGGACAATACTGGATACAGAGAAAGGCAATGAAATTCTGAATGGGTTGTTTATCTCGTTTGGAGAAGGTGGTAAAGCGTTACTGACTGAGAGTGTGCAGAATTCAATTCGTTCGTTGACATTCGTAGAGCTTGCGAAAATGATCGGACCAGCAATTACACCTGAAATGTTAAATATGCTCAATGAGCAATTAAGGCATGTAAAAAATTCTTAA